From Chryseotalea sp. WA131a:
GGAAAATCTCTGCACCCATGCGAAGTGCTTCAGAGAAAGTCTTCGCGCCTACGGGCATGACCATAAACTCTTGAAAGTCGATCGAGTTATCAGCATGGCTACCACCATTTAAGATATTCATCATTGGTACGGGCAACGTGTTTGCGTTCACGCCACCGATGTAGCGGTATAATGATTGGCCTGCTTCCATGGCTGCCGCCTTCGCAACAGCTAATGAAACACCTAAAATCGCATTAGCGCCCAATTTTCCTTTGTTAGGTGTACCATCAAGCTCGATCATGATTTTATCGATCAACGACTGATCGAAAACAGGGAATCCAACTACTTCTGCAGCAATCTTGGTATTGACATTATCAACGGCCTTCAATACACCTTTGCCCATGTATTTTTTCTTGTCGCCATCGCGCAGTTCCACTGCTTCATGCGAGCCAGTGGACGCACCCGAGGGCACAGCCGCGCGACCAAATGCACCTGATTCTGTTACTACATCAACCTCTACGGTTGGGTTTCCACGGCTATCAAGTATTTGACGTGCGTGGATGCTTTCGATTAAACTCATAAGTGGATGTTAGATTTTTAGATGTGAGATGTTAGATTTATGTTATCGATTTAAGATTTAGGTTTCTTTTGATTTAAAGTCTTTAACGATGCAGCAAATATTGCAGTCAATTCATTCGATTCTTTTGTTAGCAATTCTAGCTCTTTGTCATCCTTTTTTAATAGCTCAACATCAGCCAGAAAGGTTAACCAGAAATGACTTTCATCAGCTTCCTCCAAAACTGTTTTTATCTTATTTGTGAAATCCGCATCAGATTTTCCTCTATTTGCGGCTCTATAATTTGCAGCTACCGAAGATGATGACTTTAATAATTGGTAAGTGATAACTTTTGCGGCTTCTGATTTTGGCAACCTATTCATCAACTTAAAAACATTAATGGCAAATTGTTTTGTCCTCGCCATTAATTCAAATTTGTCCATAAGCAGATGTTATATATTTTGATTTTAGATGTTAGGTGTCAAAACTAGATTAGGTTTATTGGGAAAACTATTGTTTTCGAGTACACCACAGTCCAAATCTAACATCTTACATCTCACATCTTAAATTTTAATCATTGCCAGAAACTGGTCAAAAAGGTATCTGGAATCATGCGGCCCTGGCGAAGCTTCTGGATGATACTGAACTGAAAACGCTTTTTTATTTTTCAACCGAATGCCCATGATGGTTTCGTCATTCAAGTGTACGTGCGTCACCTCTATTTCGGGGTGTTGCTCCAAGCCCTCGTTCTTTACTGCAAAGCCATGATTTTGCGAAGTCATTTCTCCCAAACCGGAGACCAAATTTTTTACAGGGTGATTGAGCCCTCGATGACCATGGTGCATTTTGAAAGTGGTCAGTCCTCCAGCTAAAGCCAGCAACTGATGACCTAGGCAAATTCCAAAGACGGGTTTATCGGCCGCCAACATTTCTTTCACCGTCTTAACGGCATAATCCATTACTGATGGATCGCCCGGGCCGTTGGAGATAAAATAACCTTCGGGATTCCACGCATTCATTTCTGTAAAAGGTGTTTTCGCTGGGAAAACTTGTACATAGCAACCTCGCTCAGCTAAGCTTCTCAAAATATTGGTTTTGATGCCCACATCTAAGGCCGCAATTTTTATGGTTGCTTTCGCATTGCCAAAAAAGTACGGCTTCTTGGTGCTCACCACCGATGACAACTCCAAGCCATCCATCGAAGGTACTTTCTTCAATTCTGCTTTCAATTGATCGGGCGTCAACTCTGAGGAGATGATGGCATTTTGTGCACCTTTGCTGCGGATGTGGCGTACCAACTTGCGCGTGTCTACATCGGCAATACCTACGACATTGTTTTTTTCTAAATACTGCTGCAGACTTTGCTTCGAAGTTTTGCGGCTAAAATCATCGGAGAATTCATTGATCACAATACCTTTGATCATGGGCGCGGCCGATTCTTGTTCTGCCTCTACCGTTCCGTAGTTACCGATGTGAGCGGTGGTGTTCACAATGATCTGCCCATAATACGAAGGGTCGGTGTAGATCTCTTGGTAGCCCGTCATGCCCGTGTTGAAGCAGATTTCGCCACCGCTGGTTCCTTTTTTTCCAATGGCGCGGCCTTCTACCAGCAGGCCATCTTCTAGCAATAAGTAAGCTTTATTTTGCAAGGTGAGGTTTGTTTTAAAAGGTTAACAAAAATACTTTTCGGATTGATACTGTCGCTAAAAACGCGGTTAATTCTTTCCGCATTCGATGTAAATAGGGCATAAAAAAAGGGATTGAACTCTCGCTCAATCCCTTTCTATATTTTAGGCCATCCACTATTCGTCTTTTTTAGATTTTTTAGTGGCTTTTTTTGGCTTTTCCTCGGTTTCGTTTACTTCGCCCTCCACTTTGGCATCTTCTACTACGCCTTCTGCTTTCTTGGCGCGACTTCTTCGTGTTTTGGTCTTCTTTTCAACACCATCTTTTTTGTAGATGTCGTTGAAGTCAACAAGCTCCATCATACACATGTCGGCTGCATCACCTAAACGAACTTCGCCCAATTTAATGATGCGTGTATAACCACCTGGACGGTTAGCAATACGACCCGCCACTTCACCAAACAAAGCCTTGATAGATTCTTTGTTTTGCAAGTATGCAAACACCGTTCTGCGCGAATGTGTAGTGTTATCCTTCGATTTGGTCAGCAAAGGTTCCACATATTTTCTCAATGCTTTTGCTTTTGCTACCGTGGTGGTAATGCGCTTGTTTAAAATAAGCGATGATGCCATGTTGGATAACAACGCATGACGGTGCGCTGATTTTCGGCCAAGATGGTTTACTTTCTTCCCGTGTCTCATTAGTCTTCTTCTAATTTGTATTTTGCCAAATCCATTCCAAAGGTCAAGTTCTTATCGGCCACCAATTGCTCAAGCTCGGCCAATGATTTCTTACCAAAGTTGCGGAACTTCATCATGTCTGAAATATCCAATCGTACCAAGTCGCCAAGTGTTTTTACTTCGGCAGCTTTCAAACAATTGTACGCGCGCACCGACAAGTCCAAATCGTGAAGTTGTGTCTTCAACAACTTGCGCATGTGCAACATTTCTTCGTCAACCTGCTCTACCTCGCTATCTTTTGTTGTTTCTAATTCAATTGATTTGTCAGAGAATAAACGGAAGTGCTGGATCAAAATGAACGCTGCGCCTTCCAATGCCTTTTCTGGATGGATAGAGCCATCGGTCTCAATTTCAATCAACAATTTTTCGTAGTCAGTTTTCTGCTCAACGCGCGTGTTTTCTACACTGTACTTTACATTCTTAATCGGTGTAAAAATCGCATCGATGGGAATGAAGCCGAATACTTGCTCGTTGGGTTTGCTTTCCTCTGCAGGCAAGTAACCTCTGCCTTTCTCAATCATCAACTCGATTTCGAAATGTGCAGCCTCGTCTAAATTACAGATCACGTGGTCTGCATTCAAGATTTCGAAGCCAGAGGTAAACTTAGCGATATCTCCTGCTTTGAATTGCTTTTGCTTCTTGATATTGACTACTACTTTGCTATCGTTGCCTTCGCCTACTTTGCGGAAGCGAACTTGCTTCAAGTTCAAAATGATTTCGGCTACATCTTCTACTACCCCTTCGATGGTAGAGAACTCATGAAGAACACCTGGAATTTTAATACCGGTGATCGCGTACCCTTCCAAAGACGACAATAAAATTCTGCGTAATGCATTACCGATAGTTACTCCGTACCCTTTTTCCAAAGGTTTGAAAGTAAAGAAGCCATGGAAATCATCTGATTTTTCCATCACCACTTTATCTGGCATTTGAAATGCTAATATTGACATATTGGTTTTATTACTTGTTAGAATTACTTAGAGTACAATTCGACAATCAACTGCTCGTTGATATTTTCAGGAATATCTTGGCGTGGCGGCAAGTTGATTAATTTGCCCTCCATCTCCTTTAAATCCCACTCCAACCAGTTGTATTTTTTTGCACCTTGTATGGAGAGTGAGTTATTGATGGCTTCCAATGACTTTGATTTTTCGCGCACCGCTACTTTATCGCCAGGGCGCAAAAACGATGAAGGGATATTCATTACTTCACCATTTACTAAAATGTGTTTGTGCACAACCAATTGGCGAGCTGCTCTTCTGGTAGGAGCAATGCCCAAACGATACACGGTATTGTCTAAGCGAGACTCCAACATTTGAAGAAGCACTTCACCGGTTACGCCTTTTTTACGAGACGCCTTGATAAATGTATTCTCAAATTGGCGCTCTAAAATTCCATAAATGAAGCGTGCCTTCTGCTTCTCTGCTAACTGCAAAGCATATTCCGATTGCTTGCGCTTTTTTCCTTTTCCATGTTGACCTGCAGGATAGCTC
This genomic window contains:
- a CDS encoding four helix bundle protein — protein: MDKFELMARTKQFAINVFKLMNRLPKSEAAKVITYQLLKSSSSVAANYRAANRGKSDADFTNKIKTVLEEADESHFWLTFLADVELLKKDDKELELLTKESNELTAIFAASLKTLNQKKPKS
- the carA gene encoding glutamine-hydrolyzing carbamoyl-phosphate synthase small subunit, which codes for MQNKAYLLLEDGLLVEGRAIGKKGTSGGEICFNTGMTGYQEIYTDPSYYGQIIVNTTAHIGNYGTVEAEQESAAPMIKGIVINEFSDDFSRKTSKQSLQQYLEKNNVVGIADVDTRKLVRHIRSKGAQNAIISSELTPDQLKAELKKVPSMDGLELSSVVSTKKPYFFGNAKATIKIAALDVGIKTNILRSLAERGCYVQVFPAKTPFTEMNAWNPEGYFISNGPGDPSVMDYAVKTVKEMLAADKPVFGICLGHQLLALAGGLTTFKMHHGHRGLNHPVKNLVSGLGEMTSQNHGFAVKNEGLEQHPEIEVTHVHLNDETIMGIRLKNKKAFSVQYHPEASPGPHDSRYLFDQFLAMIKI
- the rplQ gene encoding 50S ribosomal protein L17, which gives rise to MRHGKKVNHLGRKSAHRHALLSNMASSLILNKRITTTVAKAKALRKYVEPLLTKSKDNTTHSRRTVFAYLQNKESIKALFGEVAGRIANRPGGYTRIIKLGEVRLGDAADMCMMELVDFNDIYKKDGVEKKTKTRRSRAKKAEGVVEDAKVEGEVNETEEKPKKATKKSKKDE
- a CDS encoding DNA-directed RNA polymerase subunit alpha — protein: MSILAFQMPDKVVMEKSDDFHGFFTFKPLEKGYGVTIGNALRRILLSSLEGYAITGIKIPGVLHEFSTIEGVVEDVAEIILNLKQVRFRKVGEGNDSKVVVNIKKQKQFKAGDIAKFTSGFEILNADHVICNLDEAAHFEIELMIEKGRGYLPAEESKPNEQVFGFIPIDAIFTPIKNVKYSVENTRVEQKTDYEKLLIEIETDGSIHPEKALEGAAFILIQHFRLFSDKSIELETTKDSEVEQVDEEMLHMRKLLKTQLHDLDLSVRAYNCLKAAEVKTLGDLVRLDISDMMKFRNFGKKSLAELEQLVADKNLTFGMDLAKYKLEED
- the rpsD gene encoding 30S ribosomal protein S4; this translates as MARYTGPKTRISRRYNEPIFGDAKTLAKKSYPAGQHGKGKKRKQSEYALQLAEKQKARFIYGILERQFENTFIKASRKKGVTGEVLLQMLESRLDNTVYRLGIAPTRRAARQLVVHKHILVNGEVMNIPSSFLRPGDKVAVREKSKSLEAINNSLSIQGAKKYNWLEWDLKEMEGKLINLPPRQDIPENINEQLIVELYSK